GCACTACCGGGGACGTACCGCCGGGGTTGAGGTGATCATTTTGCCCGATGCTGTGGGCGATGTGCCCGCAGGAAAAAGCGGTGTTACCAGTATTTCACACGACCCCTGGTCGATTAACGCAAAGGCAGATCACAATGGCCGCGTTGCTGAAATCTCAGAGTTGCCGGTAATCAAAATGTACATCCAGACCACGTATCGCGCTGGTGTTGATCCGTCCCTGAATGCAGCGTATGGACGGGGCACAACCGGGGCAGATAAAGCCGCCGGCAACACCAGCCTGCGACACCATGAAGGCACCCACGGGACAGCTTTTATGGCCTACATGCGCAAACATCCGCTCCCCGTTTTTCAGGGCAAAGTGGGCATGAAGGCGGATCAGTTTCAGCAAGCCATTGGTGCGTTTGAACAATCGCTCACAACCTATATGGACAACCTGGAAAAGTACAGTACCAAACACGTTGACTGCGTTGGTACACCCGCATCGGATATTTGTCCGGTTGAATAAATGACACCCAATCTACAGACCACCCTGCAGTTTATTGCCGATCTCACGCGCCACAGACTCGGCACACACTTCGATAAAGAAATCCCGCTGCCCGAGATTCCGGAAATGCTGGATGACCAGCATCCGTTCACTGAACTCGTGCTCGGTAAAAAAATGCTGGCGGATGAATACGTGGCGGTAGCCGTTGGTCTCGTTCCTCATATCGACCCAACGTTCTTCGATAAAATAGTAGCAGAGTTTTTACCTCCGTCACAAACCGACTTCAAACCACTGGGCGGATACAAAAGCAGCCAGCTCCGCACCTTTTTGCCCACCGGTGAAACGGTGCTTTTCCTGCTGGCAGACGGTAACCTTGAGCAGCGCATCGCCACGCTGCGCATCTTTGATCCGGACCATTACTTTGCCTCCGACCGCATACTGCAGATTGAAGGGATTGGGGTCGGAGAACCGGTGTCTTCCGGGCAATTGGTGTTGGATACAGATTGGGTAGAGCGGATTCTTTTTGGAAAGGTCCGGCGCCCGCGTTTTGGTATTGGGTTTCCCGCTGAACGCGTTGAAACGAAGTTGGCATGGGAAGATTTGGTGCTGCCGGCCTCAACGCTCCAGGAGATCGAAGAACTTCAGAGCTGGTTGCAACACGGCGCGACGCTGATGGAAGACGAGGCTTTTGGCCGGCGGCTAAAGCCTGGGTACCGCGCACTCTTTTGGGGCCCGCCGGGTACCGGTAAAACCTT
This sequence is a window from Bacteroidota bacterium. Protein-coding genes within it:
- a CDS encoding ATP-binding protein, coding for MTPNLQTTLQFIADLTRHRLGTHFDKEIPLPEIPEMLDDQHPFTELVLGKKMLADEYVAVAVGLVPHIDPTFFDKIVAEFLPPSQTDFKPLGGYKSSQLRTFLPTGETVLFLLADGNLEQRIATLRIFDPDHYFASDRILQIEGIGVGEPVSSGQLVLDTDWVERILFGKVRRPRFGIGFPAERVETKLAWEDLVLPASTLQEIEELQSWLQHGATLMEDEAFGRRLKPGYRALFWGPPGTGKTFTAGLLGKHAGRDVYKIDLSMVVSKYIGETEKNLSRLFDKAENKDWILFFDEADALFGKRTNVRDAHDKHANQEVSYLLQRVENYNGLVILASNYKSNIDDAFMRRFQSIIHFPMPRPHERKQLWQKSMPAQWDAKEIELEEIALKYEITGASILNVVQFACLRTLARNDSRLSNEDMLEGIAREFKKEGKSA